One genomic region from Arthrobacter sp. YN encodes:
- a CDS encoding MaoC family dehydratase → MTRVVEQRGLYFDELEEGVTYAHKPGRTVTEADNVLFTTMTMNTQALHLDAAWSSTQPFGQRLMNSMFTLSTMVGQSVTQLTQGTIIAQLGLTDVTFPHPLYHGDTLYTETVITEKRLSSSRPGQGVVTMQHTGRNQDGAVVALATRTCLMWTKEAHTAQS, encoded by the coding sequence ATGACGCGGGTTGTTGAGCAGCGGGGGTTGTACTTCGACGAACTCGAAGAGGGCGTGACCTACGCCCATAAGCCCGGGCGGACCGTGACAGAAGCGGACAACGTTCTTTTCACCACCATGACCATGAATACCCAGGCGCTCCACTTGGACGCGGCATGGAGTTCCACCCAGCCCTTCGGGCAGCGGCTTATGAACTCCATGTTCACCTTGTCCACCATGGTGGGGCAGTCGGTCACCCAGCTGACCCAGGGCACCATCATCGCGCAACTGGGGCTGACCGATGTCACCTTTCCGCACCCGCTGTATCACGGCGATACCTTGTACACGGAAACGGTGATCACGGAAAAGAGGTTGTCGTCCTCCCGACCCGGTCAAGGCGTGGTGACCATGCAGCACACCGGCCGCAACCAGGATGGGGCGGTGGTGGCGCTGGCCACCCGAACCTGCCTGATGTGGACCAAGGAAGCGCACACAGCGCAGTCTTAG
- a CDS encoding HpcH/HpaI aldolase/citrate lyase family protein: MPSPDPSSPSAVLPFTMGPALLFCPADRPERFRKAADRSDAVILDLEDAVAPADKPRAREAVLEQLGAGELDPGSTIVRVNPVGTPEFELDLQTLAKTPYRTVMLAKAESAGQLKSLAGYQVIALCETAAGIVNAFSIAAEPNAVGLMWGAEDLLASLGGLSSRNDDGGYRAVALHSRSAVLLAAKAAGKEAIDSVYVDIPDLEGLSAESHDAVASGFGAKACIHPNQVAVVREAYAPSAEVVAEATELLAAAEAAGTGVFQFKGKMIDGPILKHAQATLRRAGHRFQGTGT; encoded by the coding sequence ATGCCCTCTCCCGACCCGTCGTCTCCCTCAGCGGTTCTGCCGTTCACCATGGGTCCGGCCCTCCTGTTCTGTCCAGCCGACCGGCCGGAGCGTTTCAGGAAGGCAGCCGACCGATCCGATGCCGTGATCCTGGACCTCGAAGATGCAGTGGCCCCGGCGGACAAGCCCCGGGCCCGCGAAGCGGTTCTTGAGCAGTTGGGTGCCGGCGAGCTGGATCCGGGCAGCACTATTGTCCGGGTGAACCCTGTGGGGACTCCTGAGTTCGAGCTCGATCTCCAGACGCTGGCGAAGACGCCCTACCGGACCGTCATGCTGGCCAAGGCGGAAAGTGCCGGGCAACTGAAGTCCCTGGCCGGCTACCAGGTCATTGCGCTCTGCGAGACAGCAGCGGGCATCGTCAACGCCTTCTCCATTGCGGCCGAGCCGAACGCCGTGGGACTGATGTGGGGTGCTGAGGATTTGTTGGCTTCCCTGGGCGGGCTCTCCAGCAGGAACGACGACGGCGGGTACCGGGCTGTCGCGCTGCACTCACGGTCCGCGGTACTGCTTGCCGCAAAGGCTGCGGGCAAGGAAGCCATCGACTCCGTGTATGTGGACATCCCGGATCTGGAAGGATTGTCGGCGGAATCCCACGACGCCGTAGCCAGTGGATTCGGTGCCAAGGCCTGCATCCACCCCAACCAGGTGGCCGTAGTGCGGGAGGCCTACGCTCCCTCCGCGGAAGTGGTGGCCGAAGCCACCGAGCTCTTGGCTGCAGCGGAAGCGGCAGGCACGGGGGTGTTCCAGTTCAAGGGCAAGATGATCGACGGGCCCATCCTCAAGCACGCCCAAGCGACACTCCGCCGGGCAGGGCACCGCTTCCAAGGCACAGGCACCTAG
- a CDS encoding Gfo/Idh/MocA family protein, producing MGKPLNVGVIGCGAIIAQYLTTFRRLDSINLVAVADLDPARAQAVADSYDGVRALTVDGLLAADDVDLVLNLTIPAAHADIALRAIAAGKSVYGEKPLAATTAEAQQVLDAAAAAGVAVGCAPDTVLGTGIQTARKAIDDGLIGAPVSATATMATPGHERWHPNPDFYYQPGGGPLLDMGPYYVSALVTLLGPVVSVVGAASHTRTERTIGSGPRQGESVPVDIDSHVTGVLVHASGALSTLFMSFDAVKTKSPNIEIHGERGSLIVPDPNHFDGDVQLFALGAGEWETLPVSAGYVDSGRGFGIADLAATPAGQEPRAGGHLAFHALEVMESVLESAKSGKAVTIKSKAARPAAVELTELTTAVRA from the coding sequence GTGGGCAAGCCGCTGAACGTTGGAGTGATTGGCTGTGGCGCCATCATCGCCCAGTACCTGACCACCTTCCGCCGGCTCGATTCCATCAATCTGGTGGCCGTTGCTGATCTTGATCCGGCGCGGGCGCAGGCGGTTGCCGACTCCTACGACGGCGTTCGGGCCCTGACCGTGGACGGACTCCTGGCCGCCGATGACGTGGATCTGGTCCTGAACCTGACCATCCCTGCGGCCCACGCCGACATCGCGCTGAGGGCTATCGCCGCTGGCAAGTCCGTGTACGGCGAGAAGCCGCTGGCTGCCACCACGGCGGAAGCCCAGCAGGTGCTGGATGCAGCCGCAGCGGCTGGAGTTGCTGTCGGCTGCGCCCCTGACACTGTGTTGGGTACAGGAATCCAGACCGCCCGCAAGGCAATCGATGACGGCCTGATCGGAGCGCCCGTTTCCGCCACGGCCACCATGGCAACTCCCGGCCACGAGCGCTGGCATCCCAACCCCGACTTCTATTACCAGCCCGGCGGTGGTCCCCTGCTGGACATGGGACCGTACTACGTCTCGGCCCTGGTCACGCTGTTGGGTCCCGTGGTGTCTGTGGTGGGGGCTGCCAGCCATACCCGGACCGAACGCACCATCGGTTCGGGCCCCCGACAGGGAGAGTCGGTGCCAGTGGACATTGACTCGCACGTCACCGGCGTCCTGGTCCACGCGTCCGGTGCTTTGTCCACCCTGTTCATGAGCTTCGACGCCGTCAAGACCAAGAGCCCCAACATCGAGATCCACGGGGAAAGGGGCTCGTTGATCGTCCCGGACCCCAACCACTTCGACGGCGATGTGCAGCTTTTCGCGCTGGGCGCAGGGGAATGGGAGACGCTCCCCGTTTCGGCCGGCTACGTGGACTCGGGCCGCGGCTTCGGCATCGCCGATCTCGCAGCGACCCCTGCGGGCCAGGAACCACGCGCGGGCGGACACCTGGCCTTCCACGCGCTGGAGGTCATGGAATCGGTGCTCGAGTCCGCCAAAAGCGGGAAGGCGGTAACCATCAAGAGCAAGGCAGCACGGCCCGCCGCTGTTGAACTGACGGAACTGACGACGGCGGTACGCGCCTAG
- a CDS encoding ThuA domain-containing protein: MTSENKTALAVRGGWDGHQPVEATELFIPFLRDNGYDVRVEESPKIYADSEYMAGVDLIVQCMTMTTIEKHEFEGLRAAVENGTGLAGWHGGIADSYRNNSDYLHLIGGQFACHPGKHADQRIGEQSDNYVPYTVNMLPAAADHPITQGISDFDLVTEQYWVLSDDYIDVLATTTQKVREWDPWNREVTSPAIWTRQWGEGRIFVCTPGHRVEILQDSNVRTIIERGMLWASR, translated from the coding sequence ATGACAAGCGAGAACAAAACAGCGTTGGCGGTTCGAGGCGGTTGGGACGGCCACCAACCGGTGGAAGCCACCGAACTGTTCATTCCCTTCCTCAGGGACAATGGCTACGACGTGCGGGTGGAAGAATCCCCCAAGATCTATGCCGACTCCGAGTACATGGCGGGCGTGGACCTGATAGTGCAATGCATGACCATGACGACCATCGAGAAACACGAATTCGAGGGTCTCCGCGCTGCGGTCGAAAACGGCACAGGCCTGGCTGGCTGGCACGGGGGCATCGCCGACTCCTATCGCAACAACTCGGACTACCTGCACCTGATCGGCGGCCAGTTTGCCTGCCACCCCGGCAAGCACGCGGACCAGCGGATCGGCGAGCAGTCGGACAACTACGTCCCTTACACCGTGAACATGCTGCCCGCCGCCGCCGACCACCCCATTACGCAGGGAATCAGCGACTTCGACCTCGTCACGGAGCAGTACTGGGTCCTGTCCGATGACTACATCGACGTCCTGGCCACCACCACACAAAAAGTGCGGGAATGGGATCCCTGGAATCGTGAGGTCACCTCGCCTGCCATCTGGACACGTCAGTGGGGCGAAGGCAGGATCTTCGTCTGCACCCCCGGCCACCGCGTGGAAATCCTCCAGGACAGCAACGTCCGAACCATCATTGAAAGGGGCATGCTGTGGGCAAGCCGCTGA
- a CDS encoding Gfo/Idh/MocA family protein: MTQPQPLRVGMVGYSFMGAAHSHAWRTAPRFFDLPLRPELTAVAGRNDAGVRAAASKFGWDSAETDWRRLIEREDIDLIDICTPGNTHAEIAIAALDAGKHVLCEKPLANSVEEAEKMTAVAQAAAERGVFSMCGFSYRRTPALALAKRMVADGRLGTIRHVRAQYLQDWLSDDDAPLTWRMDKSKSGSGSLGDIGAHSIDAAQWITGLNISGVSALLETFVKERPVGGDLVGLGGHGGADGPRGPVTVDDAALFTARFEANNDDGADAGSRVNGASGPIGIFEATRFALGRKNAMRLELNGTKGSLAFDFEDMNSLQFYDAALEPDAGFRKIMVTEPSHPYVGNWWPTGHGLGYEHGFTHQVVDLVTAIGAGEQPSPSFADALQVQKVLAAVEASADDSSRWQKV, from the coding sequence ATGACACAGCCACAACCCTTGCGCGTAGGCATGGTGGGCTACTCATTCATGGGAGCCGCCCACTCCCACGCCTGGCGGACAGCGCCGCGCTTCTTCGACCTGCCGCTGAGGCCTGAATTGACTGCCGTGGCCGGCCGCAACGACGCCGGTGTCCGGGCAGCAGCCAGCAAATTCGGTTGGGACTCAGCCGAAACTGACTGGCGTCGTCTGATAGAGCGCGAAGACATCGACCTCATCGATATCTGTACGCCGGGCAACACGCACGCGGAGATCGCCATCGCCGCTCTCGATGCGGGAAAGCATGTCCTCTGCGAAAAACCGCTGGCCAATTCCGTGGAGGAAGCGGAGAAAATGACGGCAGTGGCCCAAGCGGCAGCCGAACGCGGAGTGTTCTCCATGTGCGGCTTCAGCTACCGCCGCACACCGGCGTTGGCACTGGCCAAGCGGATGGTGGCCGACGGCCGGCTGGGCACCATCCGGCACGTCCGCGCACAGTATCTGCAGGACTGGCTCAGCGACGACGATGCGCCACTGACCTGGCGGATGGACAAGTCCAAGTCCGGTTCCGGATCACTGGGCGATATCGGCGCGCACAGCATCGACGCCGCGCAATGGATCACCGGCCTGAACATCAGCGGCGTCTCGGCCTTGCTGGAGACATTCGTCAAGGAACGCCCGGTGGGCGGAGACCTTGTGGGGCTTGGTGGCCACGGCGGCGCAGATGGTCCTCGAGGGCCAGTAACGGTGGACGACGCGGCGCTGTTTACCGCCCGTTTTGAGGCCAACAACGACGACGGCGCTGACGCAGGCTCACGCGTCAACGGCGCTTCCGGCCCCATCGGCATCTTCGAAGCTACCCGGTTTGCCTTGGGCCGCAAGAACGCCATGCGCCTGGAACTGAACGGCACTAAGGGGTCGCTGGCCTTCGATTTCGAGGACATGAACTCCCTGCAGTTTTACGATGCCGCCTTGGAACCTGACGCGGGCTTCCGAAAAATCATGGTCACCGAACCTTCCCACCCCTACGTCGGCAACTGGTGGCCCACCGGCCACGGGCTGGGGTACGAACACGGCTTCACGCATCAGGTGGTGGACCTCGTGACTGCCATCGGCGCAGGCGAGCAGCCGTCGCCGTCGTTCGCTGACGCTTTGCAGGTCCAAAAGGTTCTGGCCGCCGTCGAGGCGAGCGCGGATGACTCAAGCCGCTGGCAGAAAGTCTGA
- a CDS encoding carbohydrate ABC transporter permease, with protein sequence MASTTQLPTAPAPLTEPAAARRRPQKMGRSRPNFLGGLGGWLWLAVIIVPVYYVVITSLKNQAGFFTSNPLLPPAEPTLDNYKLVLENEFAKYFTNSLIVTVGSVVPALFVAFMAAYAIVRGKGRFLSWTNNVFLLGLAIPLHATIIPIYWMITKAHMYDTLLALILPSIAFAIPISVLILSNFMRDVPNELFESMRLDGCSDWAMMWRLALPMTKPAVITVGIYNALHVWNGFLFPLILTQSPDTRVLPLSLWTFQGEFSVNIPAVLASVVLATLPLLVIYVVARRQLLSGLTAGFSK encoded by the coding sequence ATGGCTTCCACCACACAACTCCCCACAGCACCGGCACCACTGACCGAACCGGCGGCCGCCCGCCGTCGTCCGCAGAAAATGGGCCGCTCACGGCCCAACTTCCTCGGCGGACTGGGTGGCTGGCTCTGGCTCGCGGTCATCATTGTGCCCGTGTACTACGTGGTGATCACCAGCTTGAAGAACCAGGCAGGCTTCTTCACTTCCAATCCGCTGCTGCCCCCGGCGGAACCAACACTGGACAACTACAAACTGGTCTTGGAGAACGAGTTCGCCAAGTACTTCACCAACAGCCTGATCGTGACGGTGGGCAGCGTGGTTCCAGCCCTCTTTGTAGCCTTCATGGCGGCGTACGCGATTGTGCGCGGCAAAGGGAGGTTCCTGAGCTGGACCAACAACGTGTTCCTCCTTGGCCTGGCCATTCCCCTGCATGCCACGATCATCCCGATCTACTGGATGATCACCAAAGCCCACATGTACGACACTTTGCTGGCACTCATCCTGCCTTCGATTGCGTTTGCCATCCCCATTTCCGTGCTGATTCTCTCCAACTTCATGAGGGACGTCCCCAACGAGCTTTTTGAGTCGATGCGGCTGGACGGATGCTCCGACTGGGCCATGATGTGGCGCCTTGCGTTGCCGATGACCAAGCCTGCTGTCATCACGGTTGGCATCTACAACGCACTGCATGTATGGAACGGATTCCTGTTCCCGCTGATCTTGACCCAAAGCCCGGACACCCGCGTTCTGCCGTTGTCGCTCTGGACCTTCCAAGGTGAGTTCAGCGTCAATATTCCTGCGGTGCTCGCCTCGGTTGTCCTGGCCACGCTCCCGCTGCTGGTGATTTACGTCGTGGCACGGCGCCAATTGCTCAGTGGCCTGACCGCCGGTTTCAGCAAATAA
- a CDS encoding carbohydrate ABC transporter permease produces MSSTTAHRRTARVQPSRRTLEKGPSGWLAAPALAFFMLFAILPLLGVLFLSFTRWDGLGEIKLDGLSSWNTVLADPVTGNALLVTAKIMFFSFIVQAPISLLLGVFTAANQKYRAALAVLYFVPLLLSSAAVAIAFKALLDPNFGLGPGLGLPFLAQDWLGNSDLVLFVVVFVIAWQFVPFHTLIYQGGVRQIPASLYEAAQIDGAGRMQQFFNITLPQLKYTIITSSTLMVVGSLAYFDLVFVLTAGGPGYSTRLLPLHMYLTGFKANDMGAASALGVILVVIGLALAVFLQRLGGKNRNASQLEGA; encoded by the coding sequence GTGTCGTCCACTACTGCGCACCGCCGGACCGCCCGGGTACAACCGTCCCGACGGACCCTCGAGAAGGGTCCGTCGGGGTGGCTGGCCGCCCCGGCGCTCGCGTTCTTCATGCTGTTCGCCATCCTTCCGCTCCTGGGAGTCCTGTTCCTGAGCTTCACCCGCTGGGATGGCCTGGGCGAGATCAAGCTCGACGGCCTGTCCAGCTGGAACACCGTCCTGGCCGATCCTGTGACGGGCAACGCCTTGCTGGTCACGGCCAAGATCATGTTCTTCTCCTTCATCGTCCAGGCACCCATCAGTCTCCTGCTGGGCGTCTTCACCGCCGCGAACCAGAAGTATCGTGCCGCCTTGGCCGTCCTGTACTTCGTTCCATTGCTGCTTTCTTCTGCGGCTGTGGCCATCGCCTTCAAGGCCCTGCTGGACCCGAACTTCGGCCTCGGCCCCGGCTTGGGTTTGCCGTTCCTGGCGCAGGACTGGCTGGGCAACTCCGATCTGGTCCTGTTCGTGGTGGTCTTCGTCATCGCGTGGCAGTTTGTTCCGTTCCACACCCTGATCTACCAAGGCGGCGTCCGGCAGATCCCCGCTTCACTCTACGAAGCCGCGCAGATCGACGGCGCCGGCCGCATGCAGCAGTTCTTCAACATCACGCTCCCCCAGTTGAAGTACACCATCATCACTTCCTCCACCCTCATGGTGGTGGGGTCCCTGGCCTACTTTGACCTGGTGTTCGTGCTGACCGCGGGCGGCCCCGGCTATTCCACCAGGCTGTTGCCGCTGCACATGTACCTCACTGGCTTCAAAGCCAACGACATGGGCGCGGCGAGCGCGCTGGGAGTGATCCTGGTAGTCATCGGGCTGGCCCTGGCAGTGTTCCTTCAACGACTCGGCGGCAAGAACCGCAACGCCAGCCAATTGGAAGGTGCGTAA
- a CDS encoding extracellular solute-binding protein, producing MNSLKLRTAGMAVSAAALSIALAACGSSGPAGTGASGDSATMWGLTGGDQPVVQAAVDSWNKAHPDSAIKLDFFANDAYKTKVRTAVGAGQGPTLVYGWGGGVLKSYVDAGQVDDLTGFLKENPEVQNRYLPSILESGVIDGKTYALPNNKVQPVVLYYNKEVFDKIGAEAPKTWEELMALVPKFKAAGVAPFSLGGQSKWPDLMWLEYLVDRIGGPEVFASIAANKPGAWSDPAVIEALTKIQELVDAGGFINGFSSIAADSNADQALLYTGKAAMILQGSWIYQGMKKDAADFVNSGKLGYTPFPTVEGGKGDPANVVGNPTNFWSVSSKATEEQKKTALEYVKDGMFTDENVQGLIDSGAVPVVTGIEDKLAASPDKDFLTYVYGLAKDAPDFTLSWDQALSPAQGDAMLANLDQIFLKKITPEQFASTMNATIGK from the coding sequence ATGAATAGTCTCAAGTTGCGCACCGCCGGAATGGCCGTTTCTGCAGCCGCATTGTCGATCGCACTCGCAGCCTGCGGGTCCTCAGGGCCGGCCGGAACAGGAGCCTCCGGAGATTCGGCAACCATGTGGGGCCTCACTGGCGGTGACCAGCCCGTAGTCCAGGCAGCCGTGGACTCCTGGAACAAGGCACACCCCGATTCGGCCATCAAGCTCGACTTCTTCGCCAACGATGCCTACAAGACCAAAGTCCGCACCGCCGTGGGAGCCGGCCAGGGGCCCACCCTCGTCTACGGCTGGGGCGGCGGAGTCCTCAAGTCCTACGTTGATGCCGGTCAGGTGGATGACCTCACAGGATTCCTCAAGGAAAACCCGGAAGTCCAGAACCGCTACCTTCCCTCCATCCTGGAAAGCGGCGTGATCGACGGCAAGACCTATGCCCTCCCCAACAACAAAGTGCAGCCCGTAGTTCTCTACTACAACAAGGAAGTCTTCGACAAGATCGGCGCCGAGGCCCCCAAGACCTGGGAAGAACTCATGGCACTGGTGCCCAAGTTCAAGGCCGCAGGCGTGGCACCCTTCTCCTTGGGTGGGCAGTCCAAGTGGCCGGACCTCATGTGGCTCGAATACCTGGTGGACCGCATCGGCGGCCCGGAAGTGTTCGCCAGCATCGCCGCCAACAAACCCGGTGCCTGGTCCGATCCCGCCGTGATCGAAGCACTGACCAAAATCCAGGAACTGGTGGATGCAGGCGGCTTCATCAACGGATTCTCCTCCATAGCCGCGGACAGCAACGCCGACCAGGCCCTGCTCTACACCGGCAAGGCCGCCATGATCCTGCAGGGCAGCTGGATCTACCAGGGAATGAAGAAGGACGCAGCGGACTTCGTCAACAGCGGCAAGCTCGGATACACCCCCTTCCCCACCGTCGAGGGCGGCAAAGGTGACCCGGCCAACGTAGTGGGCAACCCCACCAACTTCTGGTCGGTTTCCTCCAAAGCCACCGAAGAACAGAAGAAAACGGCCCTTGAGTACGTCAAGGACGGAATGTTCACCGATGAGAACGTCCAAGGCCTTATCGACTCAGGAGCCGTACCCGTGGTCACCGGTATTGAAGACAAGCTGGCGGCATCCCCTGACAAGGACTTCCTGACCTACGTTTATGGGCTCGCCAAAGATGCACCGGACTTCACCCTGTCCTGGGACCAGGCCCTCAGCCCCGCGCAGGGCGATGCCATGCTGGCCAACCTGGACCAGATCTTCCTGAAGAAGATCACCCCGGAACAGTTCGCTTCCACCATGAACGCAACGATCGGAAAGTAG
- a CDS encoding LacI family DNA-binding transcriptional regulator, giving the protein MSIDDRPSKLTLSAVAQEVGVSVPTVSKVVNGRGDVAQATRARVLAALQRTGYKSPLQRKSNPAQRTVEAVFDSLNSAYNMEVLKGIMEQANVSDMEVILSVTGLQAAPPLGPEERAQRMVDEGRSGMIVVTSAFGTAHLEAFQRRQIPIVVIDPLNPPPADLFSVGASNWAGGKAAATHLLGLGHRRIAFIGGPATAECSQARLHGYMAALMAAGITVEHEYVSAGPFRPETGAAAFKALLALEDPPTAVFAGSDSIAMGVLAEARRQDVRIPEEMSLVGFDGTYQAEESTPPLTSVSQPLQEIGRSALNFILRQMQGEDIDSRRVELATHLVVRESTAPPVDLGSRKKAASRV; this is encoded by the coding sequence GTGAGCATCGACGATAGGCCCTCCAAACTGACCCTTTCTGCCGTCGCGCAGGAGGTGGGAGTATCTGTGCCCACGGTCTCCAAAGTGGTCAACGGGCGCGGGGACGTAGCGCAAGCCACCCGGGCCCGCGTGTTGGCGGCTCTGCAGCGCACAGGCTATAAATCTCCCCTCCAGCGCAAAAGCAACCCGGCGCAGCGGACAGTCGAAGCGGTCTTTGATTCCCTCAATTCGGCCTACAACATGGAAGTCCTCAAGGGGATCATGGAGCAGGCAAACGTCTCCGACATGGAAGTGATCCTGTCCGTGACCGGTCTTCAGGCGGCGCCTCCGCTGGGACCGGAAGAACGCGCTCAACGGATGGTCGATGAAGGCCGCAGCGGGATGATCGTGGTGACCTCCGCCTTTGGCACTGCGCACTTGGAGGCCTTCCAAAGGCGTCAAATTCCCATCGTGGTGATCGACCCCCTCAACCCGCCCCCGGCTGACCTGTTCAGTGTGGGCGCCAGCAACTGGGCCGGCGGGAAAGCCGCCGCGACGCACCTCCTGGGGCTGGGGCACCGACGGATTGCTTTCATCGGCGGCCCTGCCACCGCCGAATGCAGCCAGGCCAGGCTGCACGGCTACATGGCCGCACTCATGGCCGCAGGAATCACGGTGGAACACGAATATGTTTCGGCAGGCCCCTTCCGGCCCGAGACCGGGGCCGCCGCCTTCAAGGCCCTGTTGGCGCTGGAGGATCCGCCCACGGCAGTCTTCGCCGGCAGCGACAGCATCGCCATGGGGGTGCTGGCCGAGGCCCGAAGGCAGGACGTGCGGATTCCCGAGGAAATGAGCCTGGTGGGGTTCGACGGCACCTATCAGGCCGAAGAATCCACACCGCCCCTCACCTCCGTGAGCCAGCCGCTTCAAGAGATCGGGCGATCGGCGCTGAACTTCATCCTTCGCCAGATGCAGGGCGAAGACATCGACTCCCGGCGCGTGGAACTCGCCACCCACCTGGTGGTCCGGGAATCCACGGCACCCCCCGTGGACCTCGGCTCACGAAAGAAAGCGGCGTCGCGGGTTTAG
- the dxr gene encoding 1-deoxy-D-xylulose-5-phosphate reductoisomerase, with translation MQPRKIVILGSTGSIGTQAIDVVDAAPHRFEVVALSAGGGNLELIARQAVHTRAQAVGIAQGDPAVLRQLIDAAASAAGVPDFTPEIFVGPDASTRIAAIECDVVLNGITGSIGLAPTLAALSTGATLALANKESLIVGGALVKAAARPGQIVPVDSEHSAIAQCLRSGTEQEVEKLILTASGGPFRGRTRDQLHGVTPQEALAHPTWDMGLMVTTNSASLVNKGLEVIEAHLLFDVPLDRIEVVVHPQSVVHSMVQFVDGSIIAQASPPDMRLPIALGLGWPDRVPHAAKPCDWTKATSWTFEPLDTVAFPAVDLAKDAAKQGSTFPAVFNAANEEAVHAFHAGRIRFTDIVDTVESVLSEHSGSSELTVESVLDAEKWARARTLDRLASSAL, from the coding sequence ATGCAGCCGCGCAAGATCGTCATCCTCGGGTCCACGGGTTCCATCGGCACACAAGCGATTGACGTCGTCGATGCTGCCCCGCACCGTTTTGAGGTGGTGGCGCTCAGCGCAGGTGGAGGGAACCTGGAACTCATCGCCCGGCAGGCGGTCCACACCAGGGCGCAGGCTGTGGGCATCGCCCAGGGAGACCCCGCGGTCCTGCGGCAACTGATTGACGCGGCAGCCTCGGCCGCGGGGGTGCCGGACTTCACGCCGGAAATCTTCGTCGGCCCGGATGCCTCCACCCGGATCGCAGCCATTGAGTGTGACGTCGTCCTCAACGGCATCACCGGTTCCATTGGCCTGGCACCTACCTTGGCCGCGCTCAGCACCGGCGCAACGCTGGCACTGGCCAACAAGGAATCACTGATCGTAGGTGGTGCCCTGGTCAAGGCCGCCGCCCGGCCGGGACAGATAGTGCCCGTCGACTCTGAGCACTCCGCCATCGCCCAATGCTTGCGGTCCGGGACCGAGCAGGAAGTGGAGAAGCTGATCCTGACCGCATCCGGCGGTCCGTTCCGCGGACGCACGCGCGATCAGCTTCACGGGGTCACACCGCAGGAAGCACTGGCCCACCCCACCTGGGACATGGGCCTCATGGTCACCACCAACTCCGCCAGCCTGGTCAACAAGGGCCTGGAAGTCATCGAGGCGCACTTGTTGTTCGATGTTCCCCTGGACAGGATCGAGGTGGTGGTCCACCCCCAGTCGGTGGTTCACTCCATGGTCCAGTTTGTGGACGGTTCCATCATTGCCCAAGCATCACCCCCGGACATGCGCCTGCCTATCGCGCTGGGGCTGGGCTGGCCGGATCGCGTCCCGCATGCTGCCAAGCCCTGCGACTGGACCAAGGCCACCAGTTGGACGTTCGAGCCCTTGGACACTGTGGCATTTCCCGCCGTGGACCTGGCCAAGGACGCGGCCAAACAAGGCAGCACCTTCCCAGCGGTATTCAACGCCGCCAATGAGGAGGCCGTCCATGCCTTCCACGCCGGGCGTATCCGCTTCACGGACATCGTGGATACCGTGGAGTCCGTCCTCAGTGAACATTCAGGCTCCTCCGAGCTAACGGTGGAGTCCGTGCTGGATGCTGAGAAGTGGGCACGCGCCCGCACCCTTGATCGTTTAGCCAGCAGCGCCCTGTAG